One Desulfobulbus propionicus DSM 2032 DNA segment encodes these proteins:
- a CDS encoding NAD(P)H-dependent oxidoreductase: MKCLVVIAHPLPDSLCHCLARAAIQTLVDSGHDVISTDLYLDKFSPSLTESERRSYYSPSFHADSVKEEISQLLSAEAIILVFPTWWFGFPAILKGWFDRVWAPGVAYDHASDLGPIQPRLRNLQRMLAITTLGSPWWVDRLMLWQPVKRILRIALLGACARRCRFKMLSLYKAESLTNEEVERFSSRIKNVLSRWL, encoded by the coding sequence ATGAAATGTCTTGTCGTCATCGCACATCCTCTACCTGACAGTCTGTGTCACTGCCTGGCGCGTGCGGCCATACAAACCTTGGTCGATAGCGGGCATGATGTAATTAGTACAGATTTATATCTAGACAAGTTCTCGCCTTCGCTTACGGAAAGCGAACGCCGAAGTTACTACAGCCCCTCGTTCCACGCTGATTCCGTCAAAGAAGAAATCTCACAGTTGCTCAGTGCCGAGGCCATCATTCTTGTATTTCCCACATGGTGGTTCGGATTTCCTGCAATTTTAAAAGGCTGGTTTGATCGTGTATGGGCGCCCGGAGTTGCCTATGATCATGCGTCCGATCTCGGACCGATACAACCGAGGCTCCGCAATCTTCAAAGAATGCTTGCCATCACTACACTTGGTTCGCCCTGGTGGGTGGATCGCCTGATGTTGTGGCAACCGGTCAAACGGATTCTCAGAATTGCTTTGTTGGGCGCATGTGCGCGGCGCTGTCGGTTTAAAATGCTGTCACTGTATAAGGCAGAATCACTTACAAACGAAGAAGTTGAACGTTTTTCTTCGCGAATCAAAAACGTTCTTAGTCGGTGGTTATAA
- a CDS encoding septal ring lytic transglycosylase RlpA family protein yields the protein MVAVKYRARAAVTILLALLLGISFGCASKVPKTREGVTQSGKKRAKSKATQRPYVINGITYYPIPSAVGYVERGLASWYGEPFHGRKTSNGETYNMYGDTAAHKTLPMDTMLLVKNLENGRSTVVRINDRGPFVQERIIDLTYTKAKALGVVGKGTAKVEIVALGAQEPEEAPAVAVAPPAAGKPAQLAKPKAKPKKAPPIPDFDKGNFYVQVGAFVKIENARTLAKAFAKRGRDVIIQQYPAAGMNLYRVMIFASNSLAKAKQYEQQMKNEGFRYALLLAR from the coding sequence ATGGTCGCTGTGAAATACCGGGCGCGTGCCGCTGTGACGATTCTTCTTGCGTTGCTGTTGGGTATCAGTTTTGGTTGCGCCTCCAAGGTGCCGAAAACCCGTGAAGGGGTCACCCAATCAGGCAAAAAAAGAGCGAAAAGCAAGGCAACGCAACGGCCCTATGTGATCAACGGCATCACCTATTACCCCATTCCTTCGGCGGTGGGCTATGTGGAGCGTGGCCTGGCCTCGTGGTATGGTGAACCATTTCACGGCCGCAAAACTTCCAATGGCGAAACCTACAACATGTACGGCGACACCGCGGCCCACAAGACCCTGCCCATGGACACCATGCTGCTGGTAAAGAATCTGGAGAACGGCAGGTCCACGGTGGTGCGCATCAATGATCGCGGCCCCTTTGTCCAGGAACGGATCATCGATTTGACCTACACCAAGGCCAAAGCCCTGGGCGTGGTCGGCAAGGGAACGGCGAAGGTGGAGATTGTCGCTCTTGGTGCGCAGGAACCGGAAGAAGCGCCGGCGGTGGCGGTCGCTCCGCCAGCCGCGGGCAAGCCGGCACAGTTGGCCAAGCCGAAAGCCAAACCGAAGAAGGCGCCGCCCATTCCGGATTTCGACAAGGGGAATTTTTATGTGCAGGTGGGGGCTTTCGTCAAGATCGAAAACGCCAGGACCCTGGCCAAGGCCTTTGCCAAGCGGGGGCGCGACGTCATCATTCAGCAGTATCCAGCTGCCGGCATGAACCTCTACCGGGTGATGATCTTTGCCAGCAACTCGCTGGCCAAGGCCAAACAGTACGAGCAGCAGATGAAGAACGAAGGGTTCCGTTACGCCTTACTGCTCGCCCGATAA
- a CDS encoding phosphoribosylanthranilate isomerase, which yields MNRPWRTRIKICGMTRLPDALCAAEAGVDALGFIFFAKSPRCIEPQAARTIIDRLPPFVDAVGVFVNEDMRRVAEIATRCGLAYIQLHGSESPAYCRELSTLLSCCRLLKAFRVGEHSKAEDMAPYEGCVQGYLLDTYQKNTTGGTGLSFDWTVIDRLQPGKPFLLAGGLDITNIVPALAQVRPYGVDANSGLEDAPGKKNHQLIQQFIRSVRGAETYRLSGEQ from the coding sequence ATGAACCGTCCCTGGCGAACCCGAATCAAAATCTGCGGCATGACTCGCCTGCCGGACGCGCTCTGTGCCGCCGAGGCTGGAGTCGACGCGCTTGGCTTCATCTTCTTTGCCAAGAGTCCGCGCTGTATCGAGCCGCAGGCGGCACGAACCATCATTGACCGGCTGCCCCCTTTCGTCGATGCGGTTGGCGTGTTTGTGAACGAGGACATGCGGAGGGTGGCGGAGATCGCCACACGTTGCGGATTGGCCTATATCCAGCTGCACGGCAGTGAATCCCCGGCCTACTGTCGGGAATTGTCCACGCTGTTGTCCTGCTGTCGGTTGCTCAAGGCCTTCCGGGTTGGCGAGCACAGCAAGGCCGAGGACATGGCCCCCTACGAGGGCTGTGTTCAAGGATATCTACTTGATACCTATCAAAAAAATACAACTGGAGGAACCGGTCTTTCCTTTGATTGGACGGTGATCGACCGCCTCCAACCGGGCAAACCCTTTCTCCTCGCCGGCGGGTTGGATATCACCAATATCGTCCCGGCGCTGGCGCAGGTTCGTCCCTATGGCGTCGATGCCAACTCAGGGTTGGAAGATGCGCCGGGGAAAAAAAATCATCAACTGATCCAGCAATTTATCCGCTCCGTCCGTGGCGCCGAAACGTATCGCTTATCGGGCGAGCAGTAA
- the trpC gene encoding indole-3-glycerol phosphate synthase TrpC: MILDTIVARKQEEVAALKRRGLPQRNQSVEPPRGFIRALVDAPGVAIIAEAKKASPSKGVIQPDFDPVRIARAYQTGGAHCLSVLTDVDFFQGSLDYIPLVRSAVSLPVLRKDFLIDPLQIEEAHAVGADAILLIAAILDPAQLRDYRLLAESLGMDALIEVHDEYELDMALAAESRLIGINNRNLNDFTVSLETTFRLLRNIPQGTPVVSESGITTVADMQRLKEAGVKAALIGESLMRAGKQDQLLREFLAA, translated from the coding sequence ATGATTCTCGATACCATTGTCGCTCGAAAACAGGAAGAAGTGGCCGCATTGAAGCGGCGTGGCCTGCCGCAAAGAAATCAATCGGTGGAACCACCGCGCGGTTTCATCCGTGCCTTGGTCGACGCGCCAGGGGTGGCGATCATTGCCGAAGCCAAAAAGGCTTCCCCCTCCAAAGGTGTCATCCAGCCCGATTTCGATCCGGTGCGGATCGCCCGCGCCTACCAGACGGGCGGCGCCCATTGCCTGTCCGTTCTCACGGATGTCGATTTTTTTCAGGGCTCGCTCGACTACATTCCCTTGGTGCGTTCGGCGGTCAGCCTGCCGGTGCTGCGCAAGGACTTTCTTATCGACCCGTTGCAAATCGAGGAGGCCCACGCGGTCGGCGCCGATGCCATCCTGCTCATTGCCGCCATCCTCGATCCCGCCCAGTTGCGGGATTACCGGCTCCTGGCTGAATCCCTGGGCATGGATGCGCTGATCGAGGTGCATGACGAGTACGAACTGGACATGGCCTTGGCTGCCGAGAGCCGGTTGATCGGTATCAACAACCGCAATCTCAACGACTTCACTGTCAGCCTGGAAACCACCTTTCGCCTGTTGCGAAACATTCCCCAGGGCACGCCGGTGGTCAGCGAATCAGGCATCACCACGGTTGCGGATATGCAGCGGTTGAAGGAGGCCGGCGTCAAGGCGGCCCTGATCGGCGAGAGCCTGATGCGGGCCGGCAAGCAAGATCAGCTTTTACGGGAATTTCTCGCCGCATGA
- the trpD gene encoding anthranilate phosphoribosyltransferase: MIREAIAKVVALEHLSEQEMIGVMQEIMSGEATTAQIGAFITALRMKGETIDEIVGAVKVMREKATFIDTGIDTAAGEVLMDIVGTGGDGSGSFNVSTTTCFVVAAAGVPVAKHGNRAVSSHCGAADVIEALGVDLSMPPTKVAACVREVGIGFLFAPMLHGAMKYAIGPRREIGIRTLFNILGPMTNPAGANVQLTGVFAPELTVTLAEVLVRLGMRRAIIVWGEGNLDEMTVTGATHIADGFQGQVATSTLTPESVGLKTADFSAIKGGRTAAESAVQVRAVLGGEPGAKLDMVLLNAGTALMAAGKADTISQGIVLAREVVRSGAALDKLEQLIRFSRT; this comes from the coding sequence ATGATTCGAGAAGCCATTGCCAAGGTAGTCGCCCTTGAACACCTGAGCGAACAGGAAATGATCGGGGTAATGCAGGAAATCATGAGCGGTGAGGCCACGACCGCCCAGATCGGCGCCTTCATTACCGCCCTGCGGATGAAAGGCGAGACCATCGACGAGATTGTCGGCGCGGTCAAGGTCATGCGGGAAAAGGCGACATTCATCGATACCGGCATCGATACTGCGGCCGGCGAAGTGCTGATGGACATTGTCGGCACCGGCGGCGACGGTTCGGGCAGCTTCAATGTCTCGACCACCACCTGTTTTGTGGTGGCCGCGGCCGGAGTGCCGGTGGCCAAGCACGGTAATCGGGCCGTTTCCTCGCACTGCGGCGCCGCCGATGTGATCGAGGCCTTGGGCGTCGACCTGAGCATGCCGCCGACAAAAGTGGCCGCCTGCGTGCGCGAGGTGGGGATTGGATTTCTCTTTGCGCCAATGCTCCATGGGGCGATGAAGTATGCCATCGGCCCGCGCCGAGAGATCGGCATCCGCACCTTGTTCAACATTCTCGGCCCGATGACCAATCCTGCCGGGGCCAATGTACAACTGACCGGCGTGTTTGCCCCGGAGCTGACCGTTACCCTGGCGGAAGTCCTGGTCCGCCTGGGCATGCGGCGGGCAATCATCGTCTGGGGTGAAGGCAACCTCGACGAGATGACCGTCACCGGCGCCACCCACATCGCCGACGGTTTCCAGGGCCAGGTAGCCACCTCCACCTTGACACCCGAAAGCGTGGGGCTGAAAACCGCTGACTTTTCCGCCATCAAGGGCGGGCGGACGGCAGCGGAATCGGCGGTCCAGGTGCGGGCAGTGCTCGGCGGCGAACCCGGGGCCAAGTTGGACATGGTGTTGCTCAATGCCGGTACGGCGCTGATGGCCGCCGGCAAGGCCGACACCATCAGCCAAGGGATAGTCCTGGCCCGTGAGGTTGTTCGCTCGGGCGCGGCACTCGATAAACTTGAGCAACTAATCCGTTTCAGCAGAACCTGA
- a CDS encoding anthranilate synthase component II: MIVIIDNYDSFTYNIVQTLATAPPSAPAGWQAPDIRVFRNDAITLAEIEALQPDRLLISPGPCTPTEAGISMAAIRHFSGRIPVLGVCLGHQSIGEAFGGKVIRATRLMHGKTSPVHHDNRGVFTGLPLPFDGMRYHSLVVEEPLPDCLEATAYTDQGELMGLRHKTLPIEGVQFHPESIMTGPGNILLHNFLRPEYAQLLRRRQ, translated from the coding sequence GTGATCGTCATCATCGATAACTACGATTCCTTTACCTACAACATCGTGCAAACCCTCGCCACCGCCCCGCCTTCGGCGCCAGCTGGCTGGCAGGCTCCGGATATCCGCGTGTTCCGCAACGACGCCATCACCCTGGCCGAAATCGAAGCCCTGCAACCGGACCGACTGCTCATTTCTCCTGGCCCCTGCACGCCCACGGAGGCAGGCATCTCCATGGCCGCCATCCGTCATTTCAGCGGCCGCATCCCGGTGCTCGGCGTCTGTCTCGGCCATCAATCGATCGGCGAGGCCTTCGGCGGCAAGGTCATCCGCGCCACCCGGCTGATGCACGGCAAAACCAGCCCCGTCCACCACGACAATCGCGGCGTGTTCACCGGCCTGCCCCTCCCCTTTGACGGCATGCGTTACCACTCGTTGGTGGTGGAAGAACCCTTGCCCGACTGTCTGGAGGCTACCGCCTATACCGACCAGGGTGAGCTGATGGGCCTGCGGCACAAAACCCTGCCGATCGAGGGGGTGCAGTTCCATCCGGAATCGATCATGACCGGGCCGGGCAATATCCTGCTGCACAACTTTCTCCGCCCGGAATATGCGCAACTGCTGCGCAGGCGCCAGTGA
- the trpE gene encoding anthranilate synthase component I: MYFPDQQAFVEMIGAADLVPVHRTIIADLDTPLTLFAKVAGDDPHAFLFESMEGGEKWGRYSFIGLDPLVTFTSIRDVVRIEFPGLTGSGEERCGVNPLAELRALLNSFSVSNAPGLPKFYGGAVGFLGYDMVRFMEKIPDRHPPLNLPDSSFMVPGIVLIHDAVQQNLTVVCNVWKRGTESVDHLYSQACHRIEEIISRLNEPISRRFVNQEQAMAPHTFTSNMDEGSFSAMVERAKEYILAGDIIQVVLSQRFHTQTALKPFALYRALRHINPSPYLFYLRQGDMVLIGSSPEILVRLEEGDIELRPIAGTRKRGATHEEDLALERELLADPKERAEHLMLVDLGRNDVGRVAEHGSVVVRDLLVIERYSHVMHIVSGVHGRLAAGLDQFDVLEACFPAGTVSGAPKIRAMEIIDELEVSRRGPYAGAVGYFGFSGNMDFCITIRTFIIKGQDLWVQAGAGIVADSDPHKEYEETINKSMGLRRALELAEKGM, encoded by the coding sequence ATGTATTTTCCCGATCAGCAAGCCTTTGTTGAAATGATCGGCGCCGCCGATCTCGTTCCGGTGCATCGCACTATCATCGCCGATCTCGACACCCCGCTCACCCTTTTTGCCAAGGTCGCCGGCGACGATCCGCACGCCTTTCTGTTCGAATCCATGGAAGGCGGCGAGAAGTGGGGCCGGTACTCCTTCATCGGGCTTGATCCGCTAGTCACGTTCACCAGCATCCGCGACGTGGTGCGGATCGAATTCCCTGGCCTGACCGGCAGCGGTGAGGAACGGTGCGGCGTCAACCCGCTGGCGGAACTACGGGCGCTGCTGAATTCGTTTTCAGTGAGCAATGCCCCGGGACTGCCCAAATTCTACGGTGGCGCGGTCGGCTTTCTCGGCTACGACATGGTGCGGTTCATGGAAAAAATTCCGGACCGGCATCCGCCCCTGAACCTTCCCGACAGTTCCTTCATGGTGCCCGGAATCGTCCTGATCCACGATGCGGTGCAGCAGAACCTGACTGTTGTGTGCAACGTCTGGAAGAGGGGGACCGAGAGCGTCGACCACCTCTATTCTCAGGCCTGCCACCGGATCGAGGAAATCATCAGTCGCCTGAACGAACCCATCTCCCGTCGATTCGTCAACCAGGAGCAGGCCATGGCTCCGCACACCTTCACCTCGAATATGGACGAGGGGAGTTTTAGCGCCATGGTGGAACGGGCCAAGGAATACATCCTGGCTGGCGACATCATCCAGGTGGTTCTGTCGCAACGGTTTCACACCCAAACCGCGCTCAAGCCCTTTGCCCTGTATCGCGCGCTGCGTCATATCAACCCCAGCCCCTATCTTTTCTACCTCCGCCAGGGTGACATGGTCCTGATCGGTTCCTCGCCGGAGATCCTGGTGCGCCTGGAAGAAGGCGATATCGAACTGCGGCCCATAGCCGGCACGCGCAAGCGCGGCGCAACCCACGAAGAGGACCTGGCTCTGGAGAGGGAACTGCTCGCCGACCCCAAGGAGCGGGCCGAACATCTGATGCTGGTCGATCTGGGGCGCAACGATGTTGGCCGAGTGGCGGAACACGGATCTGTGGTGGTGCGCGATCTGCTGGTGATCGAACGCTACAGCCATGTGATGCATATCGTTTCCGGGGTGCATGGCCGGTTGGCTGCCGGACTCGATCAATTTGACGTGCTCGAAGCCTGCTTTCCGGCCGGCACGGTGAGCGGTGCCCCCAAGATCCGGGCCATGGAGATCATCGACGAGCTGGAGGTCAGCCGGCGCGGCCCCTATGCGGGAGCGGTTGGCTACTTCGGCTTCTCCGGCAATATGGATTTCTGCATCACCATCCGCACCTTCATCATCAAGGGGCAGGATCTCTGGGTTCAGGCCGGGGCCGGCATCGTCGCCGACTCTGATCCGCACAAAGAATACGAGGAAACCATCAACAAATCCATGGGGTTGCGTCGAGCCCTGGAATTGGCTGAAAAGGGGATGTGA
- the rpsT gene encoding 30S ribosomal protein S20, which translates to MANHKSAEKRDRQAKMRRLRNRMNKSAMKTAVRQVEEAIAAGSEEQAKAALQAAIPVIYKTSTKGSIHKKNASRKVSRLTKRVNKMQPLA; encoded by the coding sequence ATGGCAAATCACAAGTCAGCAGAGAAGAGAGATCGTCAGGCTAAAATGCGTCGTTTACGTAATCGAATGAACAAGTCGGCCATGAAAACCGCTGTTCGTCAGGTTGAAGAAGCCATTGCCGCCGGTTCCGAGGAACAGGCCAAAGCCGCTCTGCAAGCAGCCATTCCAGTGATTTACAAAACATCCACCAAGGGTTCCATCCACAAGAAGAACGCGTCCCGCAAGGTTTCCCGTCTGACCAAGCGAGTCAACAAGATGCAACCCCTTGCCTAA
- a CDS encoding pentapeptide repeat-containing protein, translated as MRFSVSFLVLATVIGLLAPECWAASSTRSVVHKNMQRLLKSKTCPSCDLSGADLRQSKLENANLEGANLTGAQLSLADLSGANLKKANLRNANLHGADLAYADLEGANLTGASLEGAIFKATKMKGRIVNRLLHADQVRPETPAAPVSPPDNQPVRRQQPSESMLQAADIEPVADAALPTETSAQPSADPPDAAGISEPASETAPSTDEINAGKQTLIDQMFEQERCVGCDLSGVDLSGRDLAGFDLERANLSNSDLREADLSETNLKGAVLHGAQLQEADLSEADLYRADFTGANLSGADLGEAKIDGADLSGAIGVALESEAAPQ; from the coding sequence ATGCGATTCAGTGTCTCTTTCCTGGTTTTGGCCACCGTCATTGGCCTGTTGGCGCCCGAGTGCTGGGCGGCGTCTTCCACTCGGTCAGTCGTGCACAAGAACATGCAACGACTGCTGAAGTCAAAGACCTGTCCATCCTGCGACCTTTCCGGCGCTGATCTGCGGCAAAGCAAGCTGGAAAACGCCAACCTTGAAGGCGCAAATCTCACCGGCGCGCAGTTGTCCCTTGCCGACCTCTCCGGCGCCAACCTGAAAAAAGCCAATCTGCGAAACGCCAATCTGCATGGCGCTGATTTAGCTTACGCCGACCTTGAAGGAGCCAACCTGACCGGTGCCTCTCTTGAAGGCGCCATCTTCAAGGCCACCAAAATGAAAGGCCGAATTGTCAATCGGCTTCTCCATGCAGACCAAGTGCGACCGGAGACGCCTGCTGCCCCGGTTTCTCCTCCAGATAACCAACCGGTGCGGAGGCAACAACCGAGCGAAAGCATGCTCCAGGCCGCGGACATCGAACCGGTCGCGGATGCCGCTCTTCCGACCGAAACGTCTGCGCAGCCTTCCGCCGACCCACCAGACGCCGCCGGAATCTCCGAGCCCGCATCGGAGACCGCGCCGTCAACCGACGAAATCAACGCTGGCAAACAGACGCTCATCGATCAAATGTTCGAACAAGAACGCTGCGTTGGATGCGATCTGTCCGGCGTGGATCTGTCCGGCAGGGATTTGGCGGGATTTGATCTGGAACGGGCGAATCTTTCCAATAGCGATCTACGGGAAGCGGATTTGAGCGAAACCAATCTTAAGGGTGCCGTCCTCCACGGTGCGCAACTCCAGGAGGCGGACTTGAGCGAGGCCGATCTGTATCGCGCGGATTTTACCGGCGCCAACCTTTCCGGGGCTGATCTGGGCGAGGCAAAGATCGATGGGGCCGATCTTAGCGGTGCCATTGGGGTTGCCTTGGAGAGCGAGGCCGCGCCCCAGTGA
- a CDS encoding PAS domain-containing hybrid sensor histidine kinase/response regulator, whose product MVFSLLCLRADYLFLRGDAAFVLVLSVRLGVIGFSAWTMAVILRTKEPRQLDRWSFAWGGTCALAHHLIVFFLPAVYTGYVVVDLLMIVAWYSVQPCLSVRGVAPAVLYTLGSLYLFFSVKAAMGFVASLSTVTAYAGANTIGWIVSANWHRYRKSSFLARQTLEQLYRASEERRRAAESAEQAWVRIIDTSENLLFVIDRTFRILRVNLAFARRLGISKEEVVGRRCYELLCRHREPLPSCPLHAIILDHQPRTVETILPPWNFDCRMMAAPLLDASGQHEATVFIIQDISEHKRSERELRAAREQYQSLVQNSHGIIYTISPHGVVTYVSPGYTKLLGHEPDHIVGKHFREIVHPDDVALCEDFYREVWEHGEIRRGLEYRIPHRDGSIRWHLSNFIPLTNEEGEIESFVGNAMDITEQKQHQAELQAAREAAEAASRAKSDFLALISHEIRTPLNAIVGFSALARRTADGVQLREYVDILDQSSRLLMDLVNDVLDMSKVEAGQLQLESIPFNLPEAVDLLQWQFAPVAARKQLDFQVIREETLPPWIQGDPIRFRQIASNLLSNAMKFTESGCVLLRVTAQDQAPGVEGRCLVRLEVRDTGIGIEARQIASLFQPFQQLDPGISRKYGGTGLGLAIVHRLVELMQGRVEVASTPGTGSSFTVELPFVLSSPPQYERMAAPPIVPLTILVIEDNVFNRRLLHDTLSSWGHKVCEAASALQAMELLDTGRYDCIVLDVRMPEIDGVELAVRLRQLERLCRLAPTPIIAYTADTEGETRKRCLAAGMQAVLFKPLDPQLLALAIGEHCGPLASTAQPPASAPASTYGLRERIVADMGHDTQRMAAYFQLLWDDIGNELNRLDQAVLLEDRKLFQEAAHSLKGLCGYLQDRGPEEAAVALHDGAWTLPLQEMHGLVKQLRALCVRPVLPA is encoded by the coding sequence ATGGTCTTCAGCCTCCTGTGTCTTCGAGCTGATTATCTGTTTCTTCGTGGTGATGCCGCCTTTGTCCTGGTGCTGTCGGTTCGTCTGGGGGTAATTGGATTTTCCGCCTGGACAATGGCGGTCATCCTGCGGACCAAGGAACCCCGACAACTGGACCGCTGGTCGTTTGCGTGGGGGGGGACCTGCGCCCTGGCCCATCATCTGATCGTGTTTTTCCTGCCGGCCGTGTATACCGGGTATGTCGTGGTGGACCTGCTGATGATCGTTGCCTGGTACTCGGTGCAACCCTGCCTTTCCGTTCGGGGCGTGGCTCCAGCCGTCCTGTACACCCTGGGCAGCCTCTATCTTTTTTTCAGCGTCAAGGCTGCCATGGGATTCGTGGCTTCCCTGTCGACGGTAACCGCGTATGCCGGCGCCAATACCATAGGCTGGATTGTTTCCGCCAACTGGCACCGCTACCGGAAGTCGTCCTTTCTGGCCCGGCAAACCCTGGAGCAGCTTTATCGCGCCTCGGAGGAACGCCGTCGCGCAGCCGAGTCGGCCGAGCAGGCATGGGTACGGATCATCGACACGTCCGAGAATCTGCTCTTTGTCATTGATCGAACCTTCCGGATTCTCAGGGTCAACCTGGCCTTTGCCCGGCGGCTTGGCATCAGCAAGGAGGAGGTGGTCGGCCGGCGCTGTTACGAGCTCTTGTGCCGGCACCGCGAACCGCTGCCGTCCTGTCCACTGCATGCCATCATCCTGGACCATCAGCCGCGCACGGTGGAAACGATCCTGCCGCCATGGAATTTCGATTGCCGGATGATGGCGGCACCTCTGCTTGACGCCTCCGGCCAGCACGAGGCCACGGTGTTCATAATTCAGGATATCAGCGAGCACAAACGTTCGGAGCGGGAGTTGCGCGCCGCACGGGAGCAGTATCAATCCCTGGTGCAGAACAGTCACGGCATCATCTACACGATCAGCCCGCACGGCGTGGTCACCTATGTATCGCCCGGCTATACCAAACTGCTCGGCCATGAGCCGGATCACATTGTCGGCAAGCATTTCCGGGAGATCGTCCATCCCGACGATGTCGCTCTGTGCGAGGATTTTTATCGCGAGGTATGGGAACACGGCGAGATTCGCCGGGGCCTCGAATACCGGATACCGCATCGTGACGGCTCCATCCGTTGGCACCTCTCCAACTTCATCCCCCTGACCAATGAAGAGGGAGAGATTGAATCCTTTGTCGGCAACGCCATGGATATCACGGAACAGAAACAGCATCAGGCCGAGCTGCAGGCTGCCCGAGAAGCGGCGGAGGCCGCCAGTCGGGCCAAGTCCGATTTTCTTGCCCTGATCAGCCACGAGATCCGTACGCCGCTGAACGCCATTGTCGGCTTCAGCGCCCTGGCGAGGCGGACCGCCGATGGCGTGCAGCTGCGTGAATATGTCGACATCCTCGATCAGTCTTCCCGACTGCTGATGGATTTGGTCAACGATGTCCTGGATATGTCGAAGGTCGAGGCCGGCCAGTTGCAGCTTGAGTCCATCCCGTTCAATCTGCCCGAAGCTGTGGACCTGCTCCAATGGCAGTTTGCCCCGGTGGCTGCCCGGAAACAACTCGATTTCCAGGTGATCAGGGAGGAGACGTTACCTCCCTGGATTCAGGGCGATCCCATCCGGTTCCGGCAGATTGCCTCCAACCTGCTCAGCAATGCCATGAAATTCACCGAAAGCGGCTGCGTGCTTCTGCGGGTCACGGCCCAGGATCAGGCTCCGGGCGTCGAAGGACGGTGCCTGGTGCGGCTGGAGGTGCGGGACACGGGCATTGGCATTGAAGCGCGGCAAATCGCCTCGCTGTTTCAACCATTTCAACAGCTCGATCCCGGTATATCCAGAAAATACGGGGGAACCGGTTTGGGCTTGGCGATTGTTCACCGGTTGGTTGAATTGATGCAGGGGCGGGTGGAGGTGGCCAGCACCCCTGGGACAGGCAGCAGCTTTACCGTGGAGCTGCCGTTTGTGCTCAGCTCGCCGCCCCAGTACGAACGGATGGCCGCCCCCCCGATTGTCCCTCTCACCATCCTGGTGATCGAGGATAATGTTTTCAACCGGCGACTGCTCCATGACACGCTTTCCTCCTGGGGGCATAAGGTCTGCGAGGCGGCAAGCGCCTTGCAGGCCATGGAGTTGCTCGACACGGGGCGATACGACTGCATTGTCCTCGATGTGCGCATGCCGGAAATCGATGGGGTGGAGTTGGCCGTGCGCCTGCGGCAGCTGGAGCGTTTGTGTCGTCTTGCGCCAACCCCGATCATCGCCTACACGGCGGATACCGAGGGAGAAACCCGCAAACGGTGTTTGGCCGCGGGGATGCAGGCTGTTTTGTTCAAACCCCTGGACCCGCAGCTGTTGGCCCTGGCCATTGGCGAACACTGCGGGCCATTGGCGTCAACCGCGCAGCCCCCAGCCTCGGCGCCGGCATCGACCTATGGACTGCGCGAGCGTATCGTGGCTGACATGGGGCACGATACACAGCGGATGGCCGCTTATTTTCAGTTGTTGTGGGATGACATCGGCAATGAACTGAACCGCCTGGATCAGGCCGTCCTGCTTGAAGACCGCAAGCTTTTTCAAGAGGCCGCGCATAGTTTGAAGGGTCTGTGCGGCTATTTACAGGACAGAGGTCCCGAGGAAGCGGCCGTGGCGCTGCATGACGGCGCATGGACCTTGCCGCTGCAGGAGATGCACGGTTTGGTGAAACAGCTGCGCGCGCTGTGCGTCCGCCCCGTCTTGCCCGCTTGA